The Hevea brasiliensis isolate MT/VB/25A 57/8 chromosome 1, ASM3005281v1, whole genome shotgun sequence genome has a window encoding:
- the LOC110646829 gene encoding uncharacterized protein LOC110646829 isoform X2: MTVLKRYVLRLFISLKYITANVVDRNNGRIVVTASTVEHSIKNTLECGRSCNAKAAAVVGEVLAMRLKVEGLDQGHGRGIHVNVNKEVEKKGFKNRTKIWAIVNVLKNSGVKVILDDDDDNTSRTKFP; the protein is encoded by the coding sequence ATGACAGTTTTGAAAAGGTACGTGTTGAGGTTGTTTATATCATTGAAGTACATTACAGCGAATGTTGTGGACAGAAACAATGGGAGGATTGTTGTAACAGCATCGACAGTTGAACATTCCATCAAGAACACACTGGAGTGTGGTCGGTCCTGCAATGCAAAAGCAGCAGCAGTTGTTGGAGAGGTTTTGGCTATGCGTCTCAAGGTGGAGGGTCTTGATCAAGGACACGGAAGAGGAATTCATGTCAATGTAAACAAAGAGGTTGAGAAAAAAGgttttaaaaaccgaaccaagATATGGGCTATTGTTAATGTCCTTAAAAATAGTGGAGTTAAAGTTATTTTGGACGATGATGATGACAACACATCTAGAACAAAATTTCCATAA
- the LOC110646829 gene encoding uncharacterized protein LOC110646829 isoform X1 yields MYALFWRVEGMTVLKRYVLRLFISLKYITANVVDRNNGRIVVTASTVEHSIKNTLECGRSCNAKAAAVVGEVLAMRLKVEGLDQGHGRGIHVNVNKEVEKKGFKNRTKIWAIVNVLKNSGVKVILDDDDDNTSRTKFP; encoded by the exons ATGTACGCTTTATTTTG GAGAGTCGAAGGAATGACAGTTTTGAAAAGGTACGTGTTGAGGTTGTTTATATCATTGAAGTACATTACAGCGAATGTTGTGGACAGAAACAATGGGAGGATTGTTGTAACAGCATCGACAGTTGAACATTCCATCAAGAACACACTGGAGTGTGGTCGGTCCTGCAATGCAAAAGCAGCAGCAGTTGTTGGAGAGGTTTTGGCTATGCGTCTCAAGGTGGAGGGTCTTGATCAAGGACACGGAAGAGGAATTCATGTCAATGTAAACAAAGAGGTTGAGAAAAAAGgttttaaaaaccgaaccaagATATGGGCTATTGTTAATGTCCTTAAAAATAGTGGAGTTAAAGTTATTTTGGACGATGATGATGACAACACATCTAGAACAAAATTTCCATAA